From Methanocella paludicola SANAE, a single genomic window includes:
- a CDS encoding cupin domain-containing protein produces the protein MMHNRSNISSYVTKDGSRIWELFHPGSSPVAGFSVAEARVDAGQETVAHVHHRSQEVYYILEGCGEMSLGGDALAVIQGDAILILPGKRHNIKNTGVGALRILCICSPPYAHEDTGTGL, from the coding sequence ATGATGCATAATCGCTCTAATATATCTTCCTATGTGACGAAGGACGGGTCCAGGATATGGGAGCTTTTTCACCCCGGTTCGTCCCCTGTCGCCGGCTTCAGCGTCGCGGAGGCCCGGGTCGATGCGGGACAGGAGACGGTGGCTCATGTGCACCACAGGTCGCAGGAAGTCTATTATATTCTCGAGGGCTGCGGTGAGATGAGCCTGGGCGGCGATGCGTTAGCCGTCATCCAGGGCGATGCCATACTGATCCTTCCCGGGAAGCGGCATAACATAAAGAATACTGGGGTAGGGGCGCTGCGAATACTCTGCATATGCAGCCCGCCCTACGCTCACGAGGACACGGGAACGGGCCTGTAG
- a CDS encoding MBL fold metallo-hydrolase — MASKSNGPALVAGNSYYLPAMSNAGLFKGYVIDPGSVGYADVGRDDIHTVLITHGHNDHFRRAREFRERGARVIASKEDALLVRNPEVNVRGLFSWARPPKEMITPYFQGDACEVDLYIEDWLDSSIRAIYLPGHTLGEYGFITEDGVLYSADSLYSKELWGKYKLPYSIDPDLCRESIRKIKTLDFDYLVPGHGDPLSREDALKAADFHLSQLDFVDEVVLELLREPVSTESLVTKFCYELDLYKSLNNYWLTLVMLKGHLSSLNHQGRVAYKLENYCMFWFKSK; from the coding sequence ATGGCTTCAAAAAGTAATGGCCCGGCCCTCGTGGCCGGCAACTCGTATTATCTGCCCGCGATGAGCAACGCGGGGCTTTTCAAGGGATACGTGATCGACCCCGGCTCCGTCGGATACGCCGACGTGGGCAGGGATGATATCCATACCGTACTGATCACCCACGGCCACAACGACCACTTCCGCCGGGCGAGGGAGTTCAGGGAGCGCGGCGCCCGGGTCATCGCCTCGAAGGAAGACGCCCTGCTCGTCAGGAACCCGGAGGTCAATGTGCGCGGGCTGTTCAGCTGGGCGCGGCCGCCGAAGGAAATGATCACCCCGTACTTCCAGGGCGACGCCTGCGAGGTCGACCTCTACATCGAGGACTGGCTGGACTCGTCCATCCGGGCTATTTATTTGCCCGGCCACACGCTGGGCGAGTACGGGTTCATCACCGAGGACGGCGTCCTGTACTCGGCCGACTCGCTATACTCGAAGGAGCTCTGGGGCAAGTACAAGCTGCCCTACAGCATCGACCCGGACCTGTGCCGCGAGTCGATCAGAAAGATAAAGACCCTGGACTTCGACTACCTGGTGCCGGGCCACGGCGATCCTTTGAGCAGGGAGGATGCGCTCAAGGCCGCGGACTTCCACCTGAGCCAGCTCGACTTCGTGGACGAGGTCGTCCTCGAGCTTCTCAGGGAGCCCGTATCGACCGAGAGCCTGGTCACGAAGTTCTGCTACGAGCTCGACCTGTATAAGAGCCTGAATAACTACTGGCTGACGCTGGTGATGCTGAAGGGCCACCTGAGCAGCCTCAACCACCAGGGCAGGGTGGCATACAAGCTCGAGAACTACTGCATGTTCTGGTTTAAATCAAAGTAG
- a CDS encoding PAS domain-containing sensor histidine kinase, with the protein MSPKPSSTLMPDANKTREQLLSELQELKAQVAFLREMEAKSKGIIESLRESEKKYRTVADNTYDWSFWLDPNGDFIYTSPSCERITGYRPEEFKKDPDLLSKILHPDDKEAFKKHVYEHEKKAGPGDLELRLVTKTGIIIWIHHMCQPVFDEQKHFLGSIGSNRDITTRKSAELALQEAKRLAEMYVELMGHDINNKNQVGIGYLELVLNEPGLSEDVKRSIEKALGALHDSSGIINNVEKLQRISSGKVKVEKIDLGQKLVDIRARYLESPGKAVTINYTPEKECFVWANELLTDIFSNIIENAIKHSRGPVTIDIKRGEMIRDGKYYCKVTIDDNGPGIPDELKERLFARFQRGVTRAKGKGLGLYLVKSLVESYGGMVWVEDRVRGDHTGGARFVVALPAVEK; encoded by the coding sequence ATGAGCCCTAAACCCTCCTCCACTTTAATGCCTGATGCGAATAAGACCAGGGAACAGCTTTTATCAGAATTACAAGAGCTCAAGGCTCAGGTGGCTTTTCTTAGGGAAATGGAAGCTAAAAGCAAGGGCATCATTGAATCCTTGCGTGAGAGCGAGAAAAAGTATCGCACAGTCGCTGACAATACCTATGATTGGTCGTTCTGGTTGGACCCGAACGGTGATTTCATATACACGTCGCCGTCTTGCGAAAGGATAACCGGGTATAGGCCCGAAGAGTTCAAGAAAGACCCGGACTTGCTATCAAAAATCTTGCATCCTGATGACAAGGAAGCCTTTAAAAAACACGTGTACGAGCACGAAAAAAAAGCCGGACCTGGCGACCTTGAGTTACGCTTAGTCACAAAAACCGGTATTATTATATGGATTCACCACATGTGCCAGCCGGTTTTTGATGAGCAGAAACATTTCCTTGGATCAATAGGAAGTAATCGCGATATCACGACTCGTAAGAGCGCTGAATTAGCATTACAAGAGGCTAAAAGGTTGGCTGAAATGTACGTGGAGCTCATGGGCCATGACATCAATAATAAGAACCAGGTGGGTATAGGTTATCTTGAACTGGTGCTCAATGAGCCGGGCCTCAGCGAAGACGTAAAACGATCCATTGAAAAAGCCCTTGGAGCGCTTCATGACAGCTCGGGAATCATCAATAACGTAGAAAAGCTCCAGCGCATTAGTTCGGGTAAAGTTAAAGTCGAAAAGATCGACCTCGGGCAAAAATTGGTCGACATTCGGGCCCGCTACCTGGAGTCTCCAGGCAAGGCAGTCACCATAAACTATACCCCGGAGAAAGAGTGTTTTGTATGGGCAAACGAGCTTTTGACGGACATATTTTCGAATATCATAGAGAACGCCATTAAGCATTCCCGTGGCCCGGTGACAATCGATATCAAGCGGGGCGAAATGATACGGGACGGTAAATATTATTGTAAGGTCACCATAGACGACAATGGGCCCGGTATACCGGATGAACTAAAGGAGCGACTGTTCGCGCGGTTCCAGCGAGGGGTAACTCGAGCCAAGGGTAAAGGGCTCGGTCTATATCTTGTTAAATCCCTTGTCGAAAGTTATGGTGGAATGGTGTGGGTTGAGGACCGGGTACGGGGCGACCACACGGGGGGAGCCAGATTCGTGGTCGCGTTGCCTGCGGTTGAGAAGTAG